ATGTCAACGCTGGTGGGATGTGCCACGTCGAATGACAGCACCACAGGCGGCCCCCACGTCTTCGCCGAACCGGAAGCCGGAGCCTACCCGGTCACGTTGCAGCACGCGTACGGATCGACGACGATCGACGCCCAGCCGAAACGGGTCGTGGTCATCGGATGGTCGGGGGCTGACATCGCCGTCGACCTCGGAACTGTGCCTGTCGCGCAGGGCACCGCCGCCAGCAGCGCGGGTGGCGCCTACTACCCCTGGTTCAAGGACGCCGTGGACAGGCTCGGCGCTCCTTTGCCCGCGGTCGACGAATCGCTGGAACGAGGCGAAGTCGATTTGGAGTACGTTCTGTCCCGGCAGCCCGACCTGATCCTGGCCGTCAATTCGGGAATCACCGAAAAGGAGTACAACCGGTTGAGCGAGATCGCTCCGACCGTCGCCTTCCCCGGTGAAGCATGGTCGGCGTCGGCGGAGGAACACATCGAGATCATCGGCAAGGCTCTCGGCCGACCAGCAAGAGCCGCAGCGATCCGCCGGGAGCTGACCGCAACCCTGGCACGGACAGGCGCCGACCATCCTGAGCTCAGCGGAAAGACGTTCATCAGCGGGTTCGCCCCCGGCGACGACGGGCAGTCGATCATCTTCTCGACCACGGACGCACGCGTGCAGACGCTCGTAGAACTCGGCATGCGCCTGCTCCCGGCGGCCGTCGACCTTCAGCACGCCGCGGGAGACCCGAGCAGCTTCAATGTGAGCCTCGAGCAGCTGCTGCCGCTCGCACCGGATCTGTTCCTCACCGTGTCGACCCGCGCGGAACTCGACGAGGTGGGTCGGACCCACACCGCGTTCACGCGATGGGCGCCGATCGCCGACAACCGCGTCGCCCTCATCGAGGACAAGAACGTCGGCCTCGCGTTCTCCACCGCGACACCGCTGGGCCTCCGATGGGGGCTCCCCCAGATCGTGTCCGCGCTTTCGGCTGCAGCGAAAACTCCGGCACGCCCCTGACCTGAGGTTTCTCGTGCGAGCAAAAAGCTCAAAACGAGACTTACGAGCACAAGAGTGACTGTGATCGGCATTACTTCCAGACTCGTCCTCGAGCCCGCATCACTCCCGATGCGGAACGGATGAATCGAGACGACGATGCTGGTAGCCCTCGGCCTGGGGATGGTGGCCGTGTTCATGTTCCTCATCATGACCAAACGTGCGACACCGGTCGTCGCACTGATTCTGGTCCCGACCGCTTTCGGCCTGTTCGCCGGAGCGGGCTTGGGCATCAGCGACATGATCTCGGACGGCATCAAGGACCTCGCCCCCACTGCCGCGATGCTGTTCTTCGCAATCATCTTCTTCGGCATCATGATCGATGTCGGCCTGTTCGACCCGATCGTTCGCGCGGTTGTCCGCCTCGTCCGGAATGATCCCGCACGGCTGGTCGTCGGCACCGCTGTCCTCGCGGCCGTCGTATCCCTCGACGGCGACGGCTCGACGACATTCATCATTGTCACGTCGGCGTTGCTGCCGTTGTACATGAAACTCGGGGTGAGCCCCGTGGTCCTCACTGTCGTCGCGGGACTGGCGAACGGGACGATGAACATCCTCCCGTGGGGCGGACCGACAGCGCGCGCAGCATCAGCGTTGAAGATCGATGCCGCGGACGTGTTCGTGCCGATGATCCCCGCGTTGGTGGCGGGAATGCTTGTGGTGCTCGCGTTCTCGTACCACCTCGGGGTGATGGAGCGTCGTCGCGTCGGCCGCCTCGAAATCCGTGAATCCGTGCTCGTCGGCCACGCGGTCAGCGGCTCGTCGACACCCCCGACCGGAGGCTCCGGAACAGTCGGGACCGGCGGACCGTCCGACGGCGGCAGTGCGTTCTCCGGCGTCCTCGACCCGAACCGTTCGACCCTGCGACCGCGCCTGCTCTGGGTCAACGCGGGGCTCACCGTCGCACTGCTCGCGGTACTCGGCGCCGACATCATCTCGATTCCAGTGCTCTTCATGATCGCGTCGGGACTAGCCCTGGTCATCAACTTCCCGCACGTCAAGGATCAGCAGGAGGCCATCACACGCCATTCGTCGTCGATCGTGTCCGTTGTCGCGATGGTCCTCGCCGCCGCCGTCTTGACAGGTGTGTTCACCGGAACCGGCATGGTCGACGCTCTCGCCCATTGGCTCACCGGTGCGATCCCCGACTGGATGGGCCCGCACCTGGCGATCGTCACCGGACTGTTGTCGATACCCTTGACCTTCTTGATGAGCAATGACGCGTTTTACTTCGGCGTGCTGCCGGTGCTGTCGGAGACCGCATCGAAGTACGGCATCGAACCCGCGGAGATGGCACGTGCGTCGATCACCGGCCAGCCGGTTCACATGCAGAGCCCCTTGGTCCCCGCGATTCTGCTGCTGGTCGCTCTCGCCGCAGTCCCCCTCGCCGACCATCACAAGAAGGTGCTCTGGCGCGCGGCCGTGGTGTCCGTGACGATGCTGGTCGTCGGTGCTGTGGTCGGCGTGATTCCGTTCTGATGATCGCTCGTACCGCCTACCCTGACAGTCATGGCTGACGACAACCGCCCGGTCCGCAGGATCAGGCGGTTGTCGTTGGTCACGCAGATCCTGCTGCTGCAGATCGCGGTGCTCGCGGTGAGCCTTGCCGTCGGGTTCGGCTGGCACATCAGCACCGTCGACGACGACCTCCGCGAGGAGTACGCCGAGAGAGCGCTCGCCGTGTCACACACGGTGGCAGGCGATCCCGACGTTCAGCGCCTCCTGTCGGGTCTCCAGGGCGCCGATCTGGACGCACCCGCGCTACGACGCGGCGTGCTTGCGAAAGAGGCCAGCGATGTCGTATCCCGGACCGGCGTGCTGTTCGTCGTCATCGCCAACCGCGACGGTTACCGAGTAGCCCACCCTGATCCCGCCGAGATCGGCAGGCATGTCTCGACCGATCCGACATCAGTGCTCGACGGGCGGGACGTCCTCGACACAGACAGAGGCACGCTCGGCGAATCTGTGCGCGGAAAGACTGCGGTGTACAACGAGCACGGCCAGGTGATCGGCTTCGTGTCGACCGGCATCTCCACGCAGCGCGTCGCCGACGCCACTCGCCGCGACATCCGGATCGTCGTCGGCCTGGCGGGCACGGCACTCGCCGTCGGAATCGTGGGGTCGGCGCTGCTGGCCCGCCGGTGGCGGAGGCTGACTCTCGGTCTGCAACCCGACGAACTCGTCGATTTGGTTCGCGATCAGCGTGCAGTCCTCCACGCGCTCGCGGACGGGGTGGTCGCCGTCGACTCCGGCGGGCGACTGCGCATGATCAACCCACAGGCCAGAGACCTTCTCGGCATCGTCGCACCACTCGGCGCCGATCGCGACGCGCTCGGACTGTCCGAACGCGTCCGCGAATTGCTCGACCGAGAACAGCCGGCACCGCTGCCCGCTACCGTCGGCGACCGCATCGTCCTCGTGACCTCGCATCGAGTGGAAGCCGACGGCCGCGATCTCGGCATGGTGCTGTCGGTCGTGGACCGGACCGACGTCGAGAACCTGACACGAGAGCTCGATGCGATCCGCTCGATGAGCGAGGCGCTGCGAGCGCAACGCCACGAGACCGCCAATCGGTTCCACGTCCTCGCAGGTCTCCTCCGCCAAGGCGATATCGACGAAGCGTCCGAGTATCTGTCAGAAGTGACCGGAACCCGCGGGCGGGCGGGACTCGACGGGCTCTCCAACGTGGAGGAGCCACACTTGCACGCGTTCGTCGACGCCAAGGCGGCGGCAGCACGCGAACGAGGAGTCGGAATGACTCTCGGCCCCCAGACGTGGGTCGAGGGCGCTCTGCGTGATCCGGCCGCCGTCGTAACCGTCGTCGGCAATCTTGTCGACAACGCGATCGAGGCGGCGGCGCCCGGCGGCAGCGTCGAAGTGGAACTCCTCACCTCAGCCGGCACGCTGTGGGTGACTGTGGCCGACAGCGGAGCGGGCATAGGCTTCGAGCAGCCTGAGGACGTCTTCACCGAGGGAGTGTCCTCGAAGGATGGGGAGTCGGTGCCGGGCGGCCGCGGCATGGGTCTCGCCCTGGCCCGACAGATCTCTCGACGAGACGGCGGCGACCTCCGGGTGGTCGATGCGGGTGGTGCAGGATCGGAGCTGGGCGGCGCGGTGTTCGTCGCGGAACTGAGGGATGCGGTGATCGACGATGACTGACGGGCTGGGCGTGCTGATCGTCGACGACGACTTCCGGGTGGCGCGACTTCATGCCTCGATCGTCGAGGCCTTGCGCGGCTTTCACGTGGTCGCACAGGTCGGGACGGTCACCGCGGCTCGCGAGGCGGTCGCAGACCACCAGGTGGACCTCGCTCTGCTCGACGTCCATCTGCCGGACGGGTCCGGCATCGATCTGGCCGCTGAACTGGCGTGCGACTCTTTCATCGTCGGTGCGGAGTCGGACAGTGCTGCGGTTCGGCGCGCGACGCGTTCGGGCGCGCTGACGTATCTGATCAAACCGTTCGATGACACCGAGTTGGCTCGTCGGCTCGCCGGTTACGCTCAATACCGTCGACTCCTCGCAGCAGGACGCGTGGACCAGCGCCGAGTCGACGAAGCGCTGTCAGCCGTTCGGTTCGGAAACGTCGGGCGGGAAAGGGACGCACACAAGTCGCCGACCGAGAGCATCGTCCTCGCGTTGTTCGACAGCCGTGACACCGTGTTGTTCGCCGACGACGTGGCCGACAGAGTCGGCATAGCGCCGCCGACTGCCCGACGGCACCTCGCACACCTCGTCGCGGCGGGGCGGCTGCGCATGACGCTGCAGTACGGTGGCGCCGGCAGACCCAAACAGGAGTATCGACTGCCCTGACCCGGAGGACCGTCGGTGTCAGACGGCGAGCGCTCGCCGGACCAACTCCTCAACGACCGCATCGACCTCTGACGTCCTGAGCAGGTCGGGCAGCGTGAGTCGCTCGAGAATCAGCCAGTTGAGCGCGAGATACAGGATCAGGACCGACTGCTCGTCCCCCGGCAGCCCCGACGCGATGTGGTTGGCCTGGTTCTCGTCGATGTCACGACGGATTCGCGCCGTCAGCACCCGCTGCAGTTCTGGTCGGCGAGTCGACTCGAGGCGCAGTTCGAGCAGGGCGAGTTGGCCCGAGCCGAATGCGGTCACCCTGTCCACCAAATCGCGCATGATCTCGGTGTAGCGCTCCGGGGTGCGCGGGCCCTCGAGCGTGCCCGCTACGGTCGCCTCGTCGGGCAGCAGCCGGTCGTAGACGCGGCCTCCGATCTGCGTGAACAGGTCGTCACGGCTTGTGAAGTAGTTGGACGCGGTGCCGTTCGGCACGCCGGCCTCGGCGTCGACCGCGCGAAAGGTGAGCCCTCTGGCACCCGCGGAGGCGAGCACCTCGATCGCGGCGTCCACCAACGCCGTTCGGCGTGCATCGTTTTTCCTCATTGACACCACTCCAGACGTAGTACTACGTTCAAACCACTTCATCCATAGTAGTTCTGGGAGGTTCCATGCGAAAGCTCATCTACTACGTCGGCGCATCACTCGACGGATACATCGCCGGGCCCGAGGGCGAGATCGACTTCCTGCCCGTCAGCGACGAGTTCCTCGGGTGGATCACAGACCGCTACCCGGAGACTCTCCCGACCCACGTGAGACGTGCGATCGGCGCCGACGACCGTCCGAACAACGCGTTCGACACAGTGGTGATGGGTCGAGCGACATTCGAGCCCGCTCTGACGATCCCGACTACACGCCCGTACGGCCACCTCCGCGAGTACGTCGTCTCGACGACGATCGCCATCGACGACCCGGACGTCGAAGTGGTGCGTGACGGCCCGACCGCCCTGATCCGGTCGTTGAAGTCCGAACCCTCCGATTCGCACATCTGGCTCGCCGGCGGCGGCCGGCTCGCAGCTTCGCTGTTGCCCGAGATCGACGGCCTGGTGATCAAGTCGTACCCGGTGATCGCAGGAGGCGGGATTCCGATGTTCGCGGGCGGATTCGATCCGAGTGCCTTCGCCGTGACCGATCGCGAGCACTTCGCGAACGGCACGAGCGTTTCGTGGTTCGATCGTCGATGAACATCGACGAGAGGGACACATGACGCGCGAACTGGTCTACACGGGATTCATGTCGATCGACGGTGTCGTCGATTCGCCCGGCGGCGAGGCGGAGGGGCACAGCGCGGGCGGCTGGGTGCCGCGCACACCGTTCGTGCCCGAAGCGTTCGCCCTCAAGGGCGACGAACTCGCCGAGACGTCGGCACTGATGTTCGGCCGCCGCAGCTACGAGGCGTTCGCGCCGATCTGGTCGACGTCCGAGGACCACGCCGCCTATCGGGACCTGCCCAAATACGTCGTGTCGTCGACGCTGGACAGCGCTTCGCTGATCGACGGGTGGGGCGACATCACGGTGCTCCGCACCGTCGACGACGTCGCAGCGCTGAAAGCGGGTGACGGCGGTGCGATCTTCATTCACGGCAGCGCCGAGCTGGCTCGCGGCTTGTCGGAGGCCGGCCTGATCGACCGGTACAACCTGCTCGTCTTCCCGGTCCTTCTCGGCGAGGGCAAGAGCATCTTCAGCCGTGTCGCCCAGACCGGGCAGGCCCTACGGCTGCGGGAGTCGGAGGCCTACTCGAACGGAGTGCTCAAAGTGGTTTACGACGTGGAGCGTTGATCGGACAGTTCGGCTTCCACGCGACTGACCTTGCCGTCGATCTCCCCGGTGTGGCCGGGGCGCACGTCCGCCTTGAGGACCAGCGAGACTCGCGAGCCGTAGCGTCCGGCTTCCTCGGTGGCACGCTTGACGACGTCCATCACCTCGTCCCAGTCGCCTTCGATCTCGGTGAACATGCTCGAGGTCCGGTTGGGCAAGCCCGATTCACGGACCACGCGAACGGCCGCTGCGACAGCGTCGTGCACACCACCCGAGTCGGTGTCGGCCGACCGGGAGACGGTCGGATCGGACGGCTCACCGGACGGTGCGACGGAGAAGGCGACGATCATGACTCAAGCCTCCGACACCGACCGCCGCCCGCGCAAGCGCGGCAGCGGAATACGGTCACGCGCCACGAGCCACTTGCTCACCGGCGTCCGGAGGAGCAGGTCGACGAGCGCCAGCGACAGCCCGAGCGTGACGACGATCAGCAGAATCGATCGGATCGTCGCCGAGTTCGGGAACCAGGTGAACAATGCGTCGAAGTACCCGATGCGGGCGAGGAGATCGAGTATCAGCGGGTGCACGGCGAACACGCCGAATGCCCGCAGGGTCGCAGCAGACACGGCACGGGCGCCCACTCGGCGTCCAGACTGCCGCAGCCCGTCCCACCACATCGCGCCCATCCAGAGCAGGACCAGACCACTCACCAGCCACGGCAGGAACACCGGGTTCCACGGTGTGGTGGCGCCGTCGGGGAGGCGACCAGGTCCCGAGGTCGCCAGAAACCACCCGATGCTGAACGACGCTCCGACCACCGAGGCCAGGACGACCCCGACGGCGTGTTCGCGAAGCCACTCTTCGAGCGCGGCACGGTTGTGGGCCGCGACCGCGCCGATCGCGACGAACAATGCGTACATCGGGAGCGTTTTCCACAGGTGCTGGTAGACGACCTCCCACACGGGACCGGAGGGGCGCGGAAGATACTGGTAGATCACGAACATCGCGGCCTGAACCACGGCCCCGACCCCCAGGATCGACCACGGGCGGTGCGCGGCACGGTCCAGGACGGCGCCGATGAGCGGGAAGAACAGGTAGATCTGCATCGAGATCAGCAGGAAGTACAGCTGGTACTTGGCCTCGCCTGTGATCACCGACCGGCCGAGGTCGTCGGCGAACTGCCCGACGCCCGGGAACGGGTTGTCAGTGCCGAGGAGATGATCGGTGACGGAGTAGATCAACGTCCACGCGAGGTACGGCCAGACCACGAGCCCGAAGCGGCGACGCCAGAACTGCGTAGGCGTCATCGACTTGCCCTGCATCGACAGAACCAGCACGAACAGTGTCACGGCGACGAATCCGTAGCGCGTCAGATGCAGGAGCACACCGATGAGACCTGCGGCACGCAGCGTGTCGGGGCCGTTGTTGATTCCGTTCACACTGTGCGCCACCACGACGCCGGTGAACAGGAGCACCCGGACGAAGTCTGCGGTCTGCGCGCGTGGTGGGCGTCCCGAGCGTGATCTGGCAGGCGGGCGGTCGGCGACGGCTACAGCCGACTCGCCACTCCTCGTCGCCTGAGCTGTCTCATCGACGGCCTGCTCCACTGCCGGCACCTCCGGAAAGTCGTCCTGCCCGCCCCCGCGATCGAAAACCCCCGTCGCCGGAGTGTACAAACCGTTCCTGGCAATCGTTCACAGGAACGCGGGCGGGCGCGGCGACTCGTTCGCTCGTTCAGCGGGATGTGCGCGCGCCGACTCCGACCGCCGCGAACCGGTCGACCGCCCACGCCGCGACGACGATCGCGCCGAGGTGTCCGAAGACGTCGAGCATCCGGTCGGAGTCGGCCGCCGCGTCGAGGACCCGACCCGTGCCGGCCCCGATGAGGTATCCGATCCAGGCTCCGACCACGCCCAACAGCACCACCCACGCCGCCGCACGACGGTGGACTGCGGCTGCGACCGCCGCGAAGAGAAGGCCGATGGCGGTGACGGTGATCGTCGGAAGAAGCATGTCTTCATGCTCGTCCGGCCGGCGCACCTCGACATCCGGGCGATCCCCGAGGGAGCCCCTGATTTGTGCTAACCGGCGACGTGACTCGGCAGGACGCACACCTCATCGAGTCCGAGCACACGATTGAGCCGACCGAACGACAGCCAGGAGCCGAGGCACATGGAGAGTTCGACGATCTCGGTGTCGGAGTACTGCGCTCGCATCCGGTCCCAGAACTCGTCGTCGAGGCCGTGATGGTCGGTGGCGAATCGTTCGGCGTACTCGGCGGCGAGGCGTGCGCGGTCGTCGAACGCGTCGGTCGTGCGCCAGTTCTCCACGGCGGTGTCGAAATCCGCTTCGACTTTCACACCGTCGCGATCGGTTCGGAAGTCCTGACAGAACAGACAGCCGTTGATCTGTGCGATCCGCAGCCTGGCGGCCTCGAACTCGCGCAGGCCGAGCGTCGTGTGCTCGTAGACGCTGGTGGCCAGGCGTGCCGCCGCCTGCCCGATGCCGGGGACCATCTCGCCCCACACGTAGCCGATCGGGTCTTTGCCTTGAGGGATGTCGATGAACATGCTCACTTCTCTCGTCGTGGGTGCAGGTAGGTACTGGGAGTCAGGGGGACGTCGAGTCCGTCGTAGAGATCGGGGTCGGCGTCGCGTAGCCACGGGATCGCGTTGACAAGACGGTTTGCGGCGGTCGCGTTTCCGCCTGCCGACCGATTGCCGCCTTCGTCGGTGGCCTCGACGTTGATCTCGATCCTCGGTCGACCTTCGACGATCACCCGATGGGCGCCGTCACCGCCGTCGGCCGGCATCGGCCAGTCGTGCGCCACGTCGCCGGTGATTCGTGTGACGTGCTCGACGACGATCAGCGGTTCGCCGTCGACGATCCCCTGGACCTCAAATCGCAGGGCGCCTTGCGTACCGTCGGCGAATTCGCCGAGCGCGGTTGTGACGGTCGCAGTGAGCGGCCGGCGGTCGACGACTTCCCGGAGTTCGTCGATCTCCACGCCGAGCGCTCGCGCGATGAGACGGATCTGGCCGCCCCACACCATGGAGGGGACGCCCGGCATCACCATCGGAGGGTCGTAGTCCATCGGCTGGCCCATGCCGACGATGTACCGGACGGAGTCCTCGGCGTCGTATGTCGAATAGTCGAAGATCTCCTGGCACCGGATCTGATCGATCTCCGATCCGAGTCCGCTGACGAGGGCGGGCAGCAAGTCGTTGCCCCACCCGGGGTCGATGCCGCTGACGAACAACGACGCCCGGCCGTCTCGGCATGCCTTCGCCACCGGGTCACGCACTTCCGGCGGCGCGTTGCGGTGATCGTAGAGCGCGTACACGGACGAGCTCACGACAACGGCTCCC
This genomic window from Gordonia sp. PDNC005 contains:
- a CDS encoding ABC transporter substrate-binding protein; the protein is MRNPRIAVAVAAIVALMSTLVGCATSNDSTTGGPHVFAEPEAGAYPVTLQHAYGSTTIDAQPKRVVVIGWSGADIAVDLGTVPVAQGTAASSAGGAYYPWFKDAVDRLGAPLPAVDESLERGEVDLEYVLSRQPDLILAVNSGITEKEYNRLSEIAPTVAFPGEAWSASAEEHIEIIGKALGRPARAAAIRRELTATLARTGADHPELSGKTFISGFAPGDDGQSIIFSTTDARVQTLVELGMRLLPAAVDLQHAAGDPSSFNVSLEQLLPLAPDLFLTVSTRAELDEVGRTHTAFTRWAPIADNRVALIEDKNVGLAFSTATPLGLRWGLPQIVSALSAAAKTPARP
- a CDS encoding citrate:proton symporter, giving the protein MLVALGLGMVAVFMFLIMTKRATPVVALILVPTAFGLFAGAGLGISDMISDGIKDLAPTAAMLFFAIIFFGIMIDVGLFDPIVRAVVRLVRNDPARLVVGTAVLAAVVSLDGDGSTTFIIVTSALLPLYMKLGVSPVVLTVVAGLANGTMNILPWGGPTARAASALKIDAADVFVPMIPALVAGMLVVLAFSYHLGVMERRRVGRLEIRESVLVGHAVSGSSTPPTGGSGTVGTGGPSDGGSAFSGVLDPNRSTLRPRLLWVNAGLTVALLAVLGADIISIPVLFMIASGLALVINFPHVKDQQEAITRHSSSIVSVVAMVLAAAVLTGVFTGTGMVDALAHWLTGAIPDWMGPHLAIVTGLLSIPLTFLMSNDAFYFGVLPVLSETASKYGIEPAEMARASITGQPVHMQSPLVPAILLLVALAAVPLADHHKKVLWRAAVVSVTMLVVGAVVGVIPF
- a CDS encoding sensor histidine kinase, yielding MADDNRPVRRIRRLSLVTQILLLQIAVLAVSLAVGFGWHISTVDDDLREEYAERALAVSHTVAGDPDVQRLLSGLQGADLDAPALRRGVLAKEASDVVSRTGVLFVVIANRDGYRVAHPDPAEIGRHVSTDPTSVLDGRDVLDTDRGTLGESVRGKTAVYNEHGQVIGFVSTGISTQRVADATRRDIRIVVGLAGTALAVGIVGSALLARRWRRLTLGLQPDELVDLVRDQRAVLHALADGVVAVDSGGRLRMINPQARDLLGIVAPLGADRDALGLSERVRELLDREQPAPLPATVGDRIVLVTSHRVEADGRDLGMVLSVVDRTDVENLTRELDAIRSMSEALRAQRHETANRFHVLAGLLRQGDIDEASEYLSEVTGTRGRAGLDGLSNVEEPHLHAFVDAKAAAARERGVGMTLGPQTWVEGALRDPAAVVTVVGNLVDNAIEAAAPGGSVEVELLTSAGTLWVTVADSGAGIGFEQPEDVFTEGVSSKDGESVPGGRGMGLALARQISRRDGGDLRVVDAGGAGSELGGAVFVAELRDAVIDDD
- a CDS encoding response regulator — translated: MTDGLGVLIVDDDFRVARLHASIVEALRGFHVVAQVGTVTAAREAVADHQVDLALLDVHLPDGSGIDLAAELACDSFIVGAESDSAAVRRATRSGALTYLIKPFDDTELARRLAGYAQYRRLLAAGRVDQRRVDEALSAVRFGNVGRERDAHKSPTESIVLALFDSRDTVLFADDVADRVGIAPPTARRHLAHLVAAGRLRMTLQYGGAGRPKQEYRLP
- a CDS encoding TetR family transcriptional regulator, giving the protein MRKNDARRTALVDAAIEVLASAGARGLTFRAVDAEAGVPNGTASNYFTSRDDLFTQIGGRVYDRLLPDEATVAGTLEGPRTPERYTEIMRDLVDRVTAFGSGQLALLELRLESTRRPELQRVLTARIRRDIDENQANHIASGLPGDEQSVLILYLALNWLILERLTLPDLLRTSEVDAVVEELVRRALAV
- a CDS encoding dihydrofolate reductase; the encoded protein is MRKLIYYVGASLDGYIAGPEGEIDFLPVSDEFLGWITDRYPETLPTHVRRAIGADDRPNNAFDTVVMGRATFEPALTIPTTRPYGHLREYVVSTTIAIDDPDVEVVRDGPTALIRSLKSEPSDSHIWLAGGGRLAASLLPEIDGLVIKSYPVIAGGGIPMFAGGFDPSAFAVTDREHFANGTSVSWFDRR
- a CDS encoding dihydrofolate reductase family protein, whose amino-acid sequence is MTRELVYTGFMSIDGVVDSPGGEAEGHSAGGWVPRTPFVPEAFALKGDELAETSALMFGRRSYEAFAPIWSTSEDHAAYRDLPKYVVSSTLDSASLIDGWGDITVLRTVDDVAALKAGDGGAIFIHGSAELARGLSEAGLIDRYNLLVFPVLLGEGKSIFSRVAQTGQALRLRESEAYSNGVLKVVYDVER
- a CDS encoding thiamine-binding protein — translated: MIVAFSVAPSGEPSDPTVSRSADTDSGGVHDAVAAAVRVVRESGLPNRTSSMFTEIEGDWDEVMDVVKRATEEAGRYGSRVSLVLKADVRPGHTGEIDGKVSRVEAELSDQRSTS
- a CDS encoding acyltransferase; protein product: MEQAVDETAQATRSGESAVAVADRPPARSRSGRPPRAQTADFVRVLLFTGVVVAHSVNGINNGPDTLRAAGLIGVLLHLTRYGFVAVTLFVLVLSMQGKSMTPTQFWRRRFGLVVWPYLAWTLIYSVTDHLLGTDNPFPGVGQFADDLGRSVITGEAKYQLYFLLISMQIYLFFPLIGAVLDRAAHRPWSILGVGAVVQAAMFVIYQYLPRPSGPVWEVVYQHLWKTLPMYALFVAIGAVAAHNRAALEEWLREHAVGVVLASVVGASFSIGWFLATSGPGRLPDGATTPWNPVFLPWLVSGLVLLWMGAMWWDGLRQSGRRVGARAVSAATLRAFGVFAVHPLILDLLARIGYFDALFTWFPNSATIRSILLIVVTLGLSLALVDLLLRTPVSKWLVARDRIPLPRLRGRRSVSEA
- a CDS encoding carboxymuconolactone decarboxylase family protein, which encodes MFIDIPQGKDPIGYVWGEMVPGIGQAAARLATSVYEHTTLGLREFEAARLRIAQINGCLFCQDFRTDRDGVKVEADFDTAVENWRTTDAFDDRARLAAEYAERFATDHHGLDDEFWDRMRAQYSDTEIVELSMCLGSWLSFGRLNRVLGLDEVCVLPSHVAG
- a CDS encoding dihydrodipicolinate reductase, whose product is MANSNVFYSPIPVVVWGTGNVGRAAIRAVAAHPGLELTAVIVSSEAKDGRDAGELAGAGRDLDVTATRDVDAALATLDGAGAVVYAANGELRPDDAVADIIRALTAGAVVVSSSVYALYDHRNAPPEVRDPVAKACRDGRASLFVSGIDPGWGNDLLPALVSGLGSEIDQIRCQEIFDYSTYDAEDSVRYIVGMGQPMDYDPPMVMPGVPSMVWGGQIRLIARALGVEIDELREVVDRRPLTATVTTALGEFADGTQGALRFEVQGIVDGEPLIVVEHVTRITGDVAHDWPMPADGGDGAHRVIVEGRPRIEINVEATDEGGNRSAGGNATAANRLVNAIPWLRDADPDLYDGLDVPLTPSTYLHPRREK